The genome window TTTAGAGCTGCCAGTGGGAATAGGAGATGCTGGGGGCTCCgagcgcccgccgctgccccccgagCCGTCCTGGGGGGCTGCGTGGCTGGCACTTGTCCTCAGGGAGACCCCTGAGCATGTCCGGCAGCGGGCAGAGGGTCCGTGCGCGAGCCGGAGGCTGAAAACCCCCTGCCCCGATGCGgggccgccctcccgccgctGCCAGGCTCCGCGAGCGCCCCGACACCGACCCTCGTGGTTTGGCTCAGCGCCGTGGCCTCACCGGCGCCCGTCCCCGCGCCCCGCGAGGGGCAGAGGTCCCGCAGCCGCCCTCGCCTCTGccccgggtgggggggggcttcTCCTGACCTTGTCCTCTGCGTCTGTGTTGTGTTGTCCGTCTCTCTGCCCTagccctcccagcccagccccggcgccCATCCACAAAGCGAGGGTCAGTGTTTGCCAGGTGGACAGGTAAACGGTGCGGCTGCATGGCGTGCCAAACCCCGCTGGGACCGCATTAACCCGCCGCAGTGGGCGTCCCCCCCCCCTTAATGCAGCACCGGGTGTTCTGTCCCCCCACGCCGGGCCGGCCGCTCGCCGTCTCGTCCGGCTCCGGGTGCTGGGAGGCCGTCCCGGCTCCCTCCCCGCGTCCGAGCGCGTCTGGGCGAGGAGAGGCGGCTGCTGCCGCGGCGTGGGGCTGGAGCCGGGCACCCCACGCCCGACGTCGCCCAGCCCTGCTCGCGGTGGGGTCCCGCACGCCCCGTTAACCGCCCCGATTCCTGCCGGCCGCCTTCACCGCGGCAGAGGAgcagggggccggggccggtggcTGTCCCCGTGCCGGGAGCTGGTGAGGGGGTGCCGCTCTCCCCGCTGCTGCATGCGGTTCCTGGGTCACCCCGGCTTTCCGAGCACGTCACCAGGCCCCCCCTTAGCCCCGTAACCACCACCTCGGCTCTAACCCCACGCAGGGCGACCGAGCCGCCGGGACAGGGAGTCCCGGTGTGCTTGGCCTGggactgtcccctgtcccctgcccggAGCAGGGGGGCCAAGGGTCTGGCCAGGCTCCGTGGCAGGTAATGGGCAGGGATCGGATCCGGCGCTGCCCGGCAGCGCTTGGCGTGGGGACGCAGGGCTGCGCTGGGGTGGACACTTGTCCCGTCACTGTCACCGCTGGGCTCCGTGTCCCCAGAGCCTGTGGCACGGGGCTCTCCCTGCCGGAGCCAGCGCTGGCATCACGGGGGCTCAGCACCCCATAACCGGCAGGCAGAGAGCTGCCAGGCCTGCCCCCACCGCGGCGTAGGACCCTCCCCGGCGCAGGGGGTCCGCGGCGTGGCTAACCCCGTCCTTCCGGTCCCCGCAGAGATCCGCTCCCCGTCCCACGTCAGCAGCCTGAACCGCTCGGCCTCGCTCAGCTACCACGAGCGCTCCGACTCCGTCTCGTCCCCGGTCAGCGGCAGCAACAACCAGCTCAGCGCCGGCGCCCAGTACGTCGCCGACTTCAGCGTCCGCGCCCTCACCGATCTCCAGTTCGTCAAGGTGAGCCGGGGTGCCGCGCCGGGACGGGGACGCCGGCGGCGGGGTCCGGCACCGCTCCTCACCCCGCCACCGtttgatttattatttatttatttttattcccgGTGCAGATCACGCGGCAGGAATACCAGAACGGCCTGACAGCCTCCCGCATGGACAGTTGTCCCCAGTCCCCCGACAGCAACGCCCCGAAACCGGACGCCGGTTTACCGGAGAAACCGGAACCTTCCGCCGCCGCCGACGAGACCACCAGCCTCCTGAACGAGAGGAACTGCCTGAGCCGCCGGAGCAACCACAGCCCCCTGGAAAACTCCATCTGACCCCGGCGCGCGCCGGGAGGGACCCGTTCCCCGGTAGGAACCGCTCGGCGTTCTCCTACCGGGCGTGCCGCGGTCGCCGGAGAAGCCCGGTCGAGCTggaggcggcgcggcaggaaACGGAGCCGGgagattttgctgctgctttccagactggctgattattttttttttttttttaattaatttaaatggatggcggcggggacgcggcgtCGCTCTCCGCCGACGGCGCTCGCTCAGCTCAGGGAGCTTCAGGCCTCGTTacgccgcggcgggggcggctgcgTCCCGGCCGCTCCCCGGTGTTTTCGGGGCGCGACGGTGGGCGCGGAGGCGTCTCGTCCTCATCCCGGGGCGACGCGGTGACCCTTCTCGGTGGCCGTTCCCCTTCCCGCTGGCCCGGGGCACCgggggatggcggcggcggcaggcCTGAGGCCGAGGCGATGGGCTCGGCGGCTCCGGAGCCGGCgcgggagccccccccccccgttccccccgCCACCACCCACCGGTGTCACGAGCGTGCTGAGGACGGCAGGGACGGTTTCCCCGGCGGTTTCggtgccttccccccccccgccccgccgtgggGTGTCTCAGGGTACCCGgaccggggggccggggcgcagggggggggtcaggagctGGTTTTTCGGGGCGGCACAAAGCTAGTGACCAAAGTTGTACGGGCAGGGGGGGGCCAGCGCCGGGGGTgagccccccccagcactgcGAGACCCCCGCGTCCCCCGGTGACCTCCTCGGGGCAGGATGGGGGACCCCCGGCGAGCACCGGCCGGACACCCCCCAGCTCCCGGAGCTTTGTGcccggtggggtggggaagggagacACCCCCCctgcaaaaaaaagcacaagttcCCTGGGTGAACTCTGTAAGTTATTGGGAGAaggttaattatttttgttaatcACTTCTCGACGATCAGGTCCTACGTCCTTCCGCGGGGAGAtactagaaataataataataattaataataataataaaccgAGACGAagaaacacccccccccctttttttaattaaatcttccTCTATGCAACCCCCCCACTCTTCCCTCTTGGGAATTCGTATTTATTTTTCGCATCAGGTTTGATCTCTGTATCTGTGGGAGGCCGggcccgggggtgcgggggggccgggcctcCCCCTCCCGGTtgtgacccccccacccccctcccgccgccccttTCCCGGTTGTGGAAACCGACTGTGGAATTTTATTTGATGGGTTTTgagagggggtttttttgccagttGGGTAATAAAAATCTATATCTGTACGTCGGTCTGCTCCGTGCTtcgcggcggggtggggggagctgatCCCGGTTACCGGGGGTttcccggtgccgccgccgccgagggacGCGGCCCCTTTAAATCCTGCCCCGGTGTTGTTTACAGCGCGGAGGTGAGGCACCGTCCCCCGGAGGGGCTTAGCGGGCGGCGATTGGCTGCACGGCGTGAGGGGTGACGGCCGCCGATTGGCCGCGAGGAAGaacggcggcgcggcgggccgcAAGACGGCCGCCGATTGGCTGCGGGACGGGGGAGGCGGGGCGACAGAGGGCGAGACGGCCGCCGATTGGCTCTACGGGAGGAAggtgggcggggcgcggcggcgggggacgACGAGGAGACAGCGACCCGGCGCCGGTGTCCTCAGGTGAGAGCGGCCGGCGGCGACGGGCCCGTCCCGGGGGGCAGCGCCTGGCCCCTGGGCTGCTCCTCGCGGTCCAAAGGGTGACGCTCCCGGGCAGGCTCCAGCCGCCCGCGTCCCCGGTAACCGGGCTGCGCCGGCCGCGGCCCTGCCGCCCACCCGCGGGGCCTCCTGGACCCCGAATCCCACCGGGCCGCCCAGCGGCATCGAGCGGAAAACCCTCCCCGGGAGCCGGACCGCGCTCCAGGGCAGGGAACCGGGTGGGGAACCGGCATGGCTGCCCCAGTAGCCGTGCCCAGCTGGGCGCCGTGCGCCGGGCTACCGGTGAGGCCGCCTCTGTCTGCCGGTTCCTCCCGGCAGGGTGGTTTGGGGAGCCCCCGCATCCAAATCCCGCTCTCCGACGCGTCTCTCGCCGCCGCTTCCCCGCCAGCTCCGTCCCTCCGCCACGGGCGACGCCGCGGGGAACGGGAGACCCCCGGCCGCGGCCCTTCCGCCTCCTCGGCTGCTCGCCGGGGTGCTGGGGACGCGTCGCCCCGCGCTCAAAACACTCTTTTGCCTCatttttagtggggtttttttttaatgaggaaataaAAGGGAGGGGTTGGCAGCCGAAAAATGGCGCTGTGGCCTCCCAGCTGCCGCCAGGCCCTGCTCGGGGGTGGCAGAGACGGCGCTGGGTGCTTCGTTTACCCACCGGAGCCGGGATCGGGTGTTGCATCCCGTAGCGTGGCGGCTGCGTCTCTCCCGTcagttctccagcaggtccagcacCGCCGCGTCGGCCACGTCTCGAGGCCGCCGGCCCTTGGCGTCGCGGACGCCGGCCAAGGCTGGGCTGTGCCGCAGCAGCACGGCACAGAGCTCCCGGTGACCTCGCTCAGCCGCCTGCGGACACGACGACGGCGCCGTCAAGCGTCGCGGCGACGGCCGACGCGGCGGCTGACGGCCTCGCCGACCCACCTTGTGCAGGCTGGTGCGGCCGTCGCCGTCGGTGGCCGAAGGGTCCGCGCCGTGGGCCAGCAGCAACTGGGCGACGGCAAGGTGGCCGCAGAAGCTGGCGCGGTGCAGGGGGGTGGCCCCGCCGGGGGTGCGGGCGTCGCAGCGAGCCCcccgctgcagcagcagccggcaGACCCCCAGGTGCCCGTTGCGGCTGGCGTagtgctgggagggggggaggtGCGGGGGTGATGGGGGGTGTCGGTCGgtccgccccctccccccccaggccGTGCCCGCCGTACCAGCGCCGTGTAGCCCGCCAGGTCGGGCTGGCtgggctccccccgccgctccagcagctgcagcacccgCGGTTCGTCCCCGTCCCGAGCCGCCGACCAGATCCCTGCGGGCAGCGGCCGCGGCGTCACGCAGGGAGCGGGAGCGCGGAGCCTCCGCTGCCCGCGCCCTCCCCGGTCCCCGCCCTGCCCCCggtccccccccgaccccgctcGAAGTCCATCTCGGGCAGGCTCTGGTGCACGCTGGGCACGGCCAcccgcgccgggcagcacggACCGGGCGGAGAGCGGCGGCCCGCCGCCATGACCGCGCCGGAAGGGGCCGAGCGGTGACGGGAAGGGCCGAAGGGAGCCGAGCGCCGCCGGAAATGGCCGAAGGGAGCCGAGCGGTGACGGGAATAGCCGAGCGATGACGGGAAGGGCCGAAGGGAGCCGAGCGACGACTGGAAGGGCCGAGCGGTGACGGGAAGAGCCGAAGGGAGCCGAGCGGTGACGGGAAGGACCGAAGGGAGCCGAGCGACGACTGGAAGGGCCGAAGTGAGCCGGGAAGGGCCGAGCGGCGCCGGGAAAGCCCGAAGAGCGCCGAGCGGATCCGCTCCCCGAGGGGCAGGGCGCATGCGCGCTCTGCCCTCCctgccgccacccccccccccccccccccaagttatGGGGGCCCAGGGCTCCCCCCACACACGTTTATGGGGGCCCAGGCTTCCCCCCCCAGCTGCGGGGTACCCAAGCTTCAACCTCCCTCAGCTATGAGGCCCCCGTGGGGCGcagggcccccccggccccgcttcccacgccccgggcagcccctggccccgctcccaggCCCCCCCTGCCTCCCCCGGGACCCGGGGTGCCGCTTCCGCCCGGCTTCCCGGCagggcccccccaccccggggaccccccccggcccgccccaCGCTGACCCCCGGCatccggggggggggcacgggcgTGGGGCCAGGCCTCGGCAGCCtcaggccccggggggggggcggccggtcccccccccccccccccccc of Opisthocomus hoazin isolate bOpiHoa1 chromosome 28, bOpiHoa1.hap1, whole genome shotgun sequence contains these proteins:
- the ANKRD39 gene encoding ankyrin repeat domain-containing protein 39 — protein: MAAGRRSPPGPCCPARVAVPSVHQSLPEMDFERGIWSAARDGDEPRVLQLLERRGEPSQPDLAGYTALHYASRNGHLGVCRLLLQRGARCDARTPGGATPLHRASFCGHLAVAQLLLAHGADPSATDGDGRTSLHKAAERGHRELCAVLLRHSPALAGVRDAKGRRPRDVADAAVLDLLEN